In a genomic window of Gossypium arboreum isolate Shixiya-1 chromosome 7, ASM2569848v2, whole genome shotgun sequence:
- the LOC108488008 gene encoding transcription factor MYB114-like, which yields MEGSSLRVRKGAWTEEEDLLLKKCIEKYGEGKWHQVPARAGLNRCRKSCRLRWLNYLKPNIKRGHFAADEVDLIIRLHNLLGNRWSLIAGRLPGRTANDVKNYWNTHLLKKNIDTSGKNSKPISHQPKPNTKIIKPRPHILSKHSFLISLDEYNNNNNNNRAEVSNNVVLANDRNNVYGCCFPNDHDEMMWWENMMINEKEVDGYQLQCSANDIDQSVLDQPMNEKNYGSTIDEVFLDEELWNVFNP from the exons ATGGAAGGCTCATCTTTAAGAGTTAGAAAAGGTGCATGGACTGAAGAAGAAGACCTTCTTCTTAAGAAATGTATTGAGAAATATGGTGAAGGGAAATGGCATCAAGTGCCTGCTAGAGCTG GCTTGAATCGTTGTCGGAAAAGCTGTAGACTGCGGTGGCTGAATTATTTGAAGCCTAATATCAAGAGAGGACATTTTGCTGCTGATGAAGTTGACCTCATTATTCGCCTCCATAACCTCCTCGGTAATAG ATGGTCACTAATTGCTGGTAGACTGCCAGGAAGAACAGCAAACGATGTGAAAAACTATTGGAACACCCACTTGCTTAAAAAAAATATAGATACTTCCGGTAAAAACTCGAAACCGATATCTCATCAACCAAAACCCAATACCAAAATTATCAAGCCTCGGCCTCATATCTTATCAAAGCACAGTTTTCTTATAAGTTTGGATGAGtacaataataacaataacaacaaCCGTGCAGAAGTAAGTAACAACGTGGTATTAGCTAACGACCGCAATAACGTCTATGGGTGTTGTTTCCCGAATGACCACGATGAGATGATGTGGTGGGAAAAtatgatgataaatgaaaaggagGTTGATGGCTATCAGCTACAATGTTCAGCCAATGACATTGATCAAAGTGTGTTGGACCAACCTATGAATGAAAAGAATTATGGCAGTACTATAGATGAGGTTTTTCTTGATGAGGAACTGTGGAATGTGTTCAACCCATAG
- the LOC108488008 gene encoding transcription factor MYB114-like isoform X1, producing MEGSSLRVRKGAWTEEEDLLLKKCIEKYGEGKWHQVPARAGLNRCRKSCRLRWLNYLKPNIKRGHFAADEVDLIIRLHNLLGNRWSLIAGRLPGRTANDVKNYWNTHLLKKNIDTSEVSNNVVLANDRNNVYGCCFPNDHDEMMWWENMMINEKEVDGYQLQCSANDIDQSVLDQPMNEKNYGSTIDEVFLDEELWNVFNP from the exons ATGGAAGGCTCATCTTTAAGAGTTAGAAAAGGTGCATGGACTGAAGAAGAAGACCTTCTTCTTAAGAAATGTATTGAGAAATATGGTGAAGGGAAATGGCATCAAGTGCCTGCTAGAGCTG GCTTGAATCGTTGTCGGAAAAGCTGTAGACTGCGGTGGCTGAATTATTTGAAGCCTAATATCAAGAGAGGACATTTTGCTGCTGATGAAGTTGACCTCATTATTCGCCTCCATAACCTCCTCGGTAATAG ATGGTCACTAATTGCTGGTAGACTGCCAGGAAGAACAGCAAACGATGTGAAAAACTATTGGAACACCCACTTGCTTAAAAAAAATATAGATACTTCCG AAGTAAGTAACAACGTGGTATTAGCTAACGACCGCAATAACGTCTATGGGTGTTGTTTCCCGAATGACCACGATGAGATGATGTGGTGGGAAAAtatgatgataaatgaaaaggagGTTGATGGCTATCAGCTACAATGTTCAGCCAATGACATTGATCAAAGTGTGTTGGACCAACCTATGAATGAAAAGAATTATGGCAGTACTATAGATGAGGTTTTTCTTGATGAGGAACTGTGGAATGTGTTCAACCCATAG